ATTAcgaattctttgacattcatcacaagacaaaacaaacttacgggcatccttgaagagagtaggccaataaaaaccggattgcaataccttatgtgcagttctatctccagcgtggtgtcccccataagcctcggagtgacacttgcgtaggatctgttcctgttcatgcttaggtacacaacgtctaataacaccatctactccttgtttataaagatgtgggtcatcccaaaagtaatgcctcaaatcatagaaaaactttttcttttgctgggtggtatgaatttagcaacaatataattagcataatcagcataccatggagcagtacgagaagcatttatgacatttaattgttcatcaggaaagctatcatcaatagggagtgggtcatcaagaacattttctagcctagacaagttgtctgcaacggggttctcagctccctttctatcaacaatatgcaaatcaaattcttgtagcaagagaacccatctaataagtctaggcttagcatctttctttttcataaggtattaatagcagcatgatccgtgtgaatagttactttagaatcaacaatataaggtctgaacttatcacaagcaaatacgactgctaagaattctttttcagtagtagcataatttctctgagcattgtctagagttttactagcatattgaataacatttaatttcttatcaactctttgccctagaacagcacctacagcataatcactagcatcacacatgatttcaaagggtaaattccaatcaggtggctgaacaataggtgcagagatcaatgctttcttaagtatttcaaatgcttctacacaatcatcatcgaagacaaatggtatatctttttgtaataaattagtcagaggccgagaaatttttgtgaagtccttaatgaacctcctatagaaaccggtgtgaccaaggaaacttcttatacctttgatgtccttgggacatggcatcttttcaatagcatcaaccttggctttatcaacctcaatacctctttcagaaactttatgccccaagacaataccttcattaaccataaagtggcacttttcccaattcaagacaagattagtttcttcacatctctgcaaaactcgatcaaggttgcttaagcaatcatcaaaagaggatccatagacggaaaaatcgtccatgaaaacctcacaaatattttcacaaaagtcagagaatatagccatcatgcatctttgaaaggtagaaggtgcattacataaaccaaaaggcatacgtctataagcaaaagtaccgaaagggcaagtaaaagtggtctttgattgatcatcggctgacacaggtatttgagagaaaccaaaataaccatctagaaagcaaaaatgtgtatgtttagataatctttctagcatttgatcgataaaaggtaaggggtaatgatcctttttagtagctttatttaatttgcggaaataaattacaatcctataacctgtaataattctttgcggaatcaattcatctttatcattaggaacgacagtaatacctcccttcttagggacacaatggacatgacttacccactgactatcagcaacgggataaataatacctgcctcaaggagctttagtatttcctttcttaccacttctttcatcttaggagtcgtcgttggtgatcacgaactggtttggcatctttctccaaatttatcttgtgttggcataaagtgggactaatgcccttaagatcatcaagaatatatgcaatagcagcacggtgcttctttagagttttcaataatctctcttcttcatgctctgaaaggttagcactaataataacagggtatatctttttctcatcaagataagcatatttaagagtatcaggcaacggtttgagctcaaacacgggatcacccttgggtggaggaggatcccctaggatttcaacaggcaaattgtgttgcaggatgggttcctgtttgaagaatacttcatctatttcccttctttcattcatgaacatatcattttcatggtccagcaaatattgttctaaaggatcactaggaggtacggcaatagaagcaagaccaataatttcaaccttactaggtaattcctcttcacggtgttgtctatgaaatttagaaaagttgaactcatgagacatatcacctaaaccaatagtaacaacatccttttcgcagtctatcctagcattaacggtgttcaagaagggtctaccaaatataatgggacaaaagctatcttgtggggaaccaagaacaagaaaatcagcaggatatttagttttcccacacaagacttcaatatCTCTAACAATttccattggtgaaatagtatctctattggcaagtttaattgtgacatgaatatcttctaactcagtaggtgcaatatcatgcttaattcctttgtataagtcaataggtattgcactagcactagcatcCATATCACATAAcccatgataacaatgatatcctattttaacagacataacaggcatgcctaccacaggtctatgtttatctttatcacaaggtttggcaattctagcagtttcatcacggaaatgaataacatgcccatcaatattatcagccaagagatctttaacaatagcaacattaggttcaactttgatttgctcaggaggtgtataagttctaatattgcttttatgaaccacagttgaagctttagcatgatcctttatcctaacagggaagggtggtttctcaacataagaagtaggaacaataggatcattataagtgacagtcttttcttcaactttaataggtgcagctacttttacttctatgggaggatgatatttaaaccacttctccttgggaaGATCAAcgtaagtagcaaaagattcacagaaagaagctactatctcagagtcaagtccatatttagtgctaaacttacggaaaacatcggtatccataaaagatttaacacaatcaaacttaggtgtcatacctgactccttaccttcgtcgagatc
The Aegilops tauschii subsp. strangulata cultivar AL8/78 chromosome 3, Aet v6.0, whole genome shotgun sequence genome window above contains:
- the LOC109779191 gene encoding uncharacterized protein — protein: MESNPLRGLFGVSSPRPVEQRVAPQPTEPTEDENVYFEIPSGMLEKLLANPFAGDGTKHPDEHLIYVDEVCGLFKLAGVPGDVIKKKVFPLSLKGEALIWYRLCDDTGSWNYKRLKLEFHQKFYPMHLVHRDRNYIYNFWPREGESIAQAWGRLKSMLYSCPNHELPREIIIQSFYARLSDNNRTMLDTSCAGSFMMKTIEFKWDLLERIKRNSEYWDLDEGKESGMTPKFDCVKSFMDTDVFRKFSTKYGLDSEIVASFCESFATYVDLPKEKWFKYHPPIEVKVAAPIKVEEKTVTYNDPIVPTSYVEKPPFPVRIKDHAKASTVVHKSNIRTYTPPEQIKVEPNVAIVKDLLADNIDGHVIHFRDETARIAKPCDKDKHRPVVGMPVMSVKIGYHCYHGLCDMDASASAIPIDLYKGIKHDIAPTELEDIHVTIKLANRDTISPMEIVRDIEVLCGKTKYPADFLVLGSPQDSFCPIIFGRPFLNTVNARIDCEKDVVTIGLGDMSHEFNFSKFHRQHREEELPSKVEIIGLASIAVPPSDPLEQYLLDHENDMFMNERREIDEVFFKQEPILQHNLPVEILGDPPPPKGDPVFELKPLPDTLKYAYLDEKKIYPVIISANLSEHEEERLLKTLKKHRAAIAYILDDLKGISPTLCQHKINLEKDAKPVRDHQRRLLR